Proteins from one Oscillatoria nigro-viridis PCC 7112 genomic window:
- a CDS encoding ABC1 kinase family protein: MNVKTVSPASPQTYTNSGTQAVLSNLKDANTIPLQAVPVSLETEVVTDDRLKSARDIAFELAGDTVRYDPVAIAALYRNRPLQVWGRLSSVVWTFFSFAFSVWFDSKTGRTATNQKRRAVRLREILGQLGPAFIKIGQALSTRPDLVPPVYLEELTTLQDQLPAFPNEVAYQFIQEELGAHPKDIYAEISPDPIAAASLGQVYKGKLKTGETVAIKVQRPGLAENIGLDIYILRRLAVWAQNNFKIIRSDLAGIMDELGERIYEEMDYTHEGHNAERFAQLYGHIKDIYVPSIYWEYTRRRVLTMEWITGIKLTNLEAVKAQGIDAPYLIEVGVQCSLRQLLEHGFFHADPHPGNLLATPDGQLAYLDFGMMSEVKPYQRYGLLEAVVHLVNRDFEGLAKDYVKLEFLTPDTDLTPIIPALAGVFNNALGASVAELNFKSITDELSAVMYEYPFRVPAYYALIIRSLVTLEGIAINVDPEFKVLSKAYPYVAKRLLSDPAPELRASLQDLLFKQGEFRWNRLENLLNNARESDDYDVSKLLNQALEYLFSERGDFIRDRIVLELVKSLDTLSSNAFANAKAVVGEWFGVKANQPVVSPTEQKNLEHIKRIWDILQSTPGFDSMKVLQLLPQLLVKPEVQNMGQKVVGGLAQRAVARVIREFLLSQEQDAIPENGSYAKTSPQLSLPVAK, translated from the coding sequence CATAGCTTTCGAGTTGGCCGGAGATACTGTTCGGTACGATCCAGTGGCGATCGCAGCCCTGTACCGAAATCGACCTCTACAAGTCTGGGGAAGGCTGTCGAGCGTTGTTTGGACATTTTTTAGCTTTGCCTTCAGTGTGTGGTTCGACAGCAAAACAGGTCGTACCGCCACCAACCAAAAGCGTCGCGCCGTCCGACTGCGGGAAATTCTCGGCCAACTCGGCCCAGCTTTCATCAAAATCGGACAAGCACTCTCAACACGGCCGGACTTAGTACCGCCAGTATATTTAGAAGAACTAACAACGCTGCAAGACCAATTGCCAGCATTTCCCAACGAAGTAGCATATCAATTCATCCAAGAAGAATTGGGCGCCCACCCCAAAGACATCTACGCAGAAATCAGCCCAGATCCGATCGCCGCAGCTTCCCTCGGACAAGTCTACAAAGGCAAACTCAAAACCGGGGAAACAGTCGCCATCAAAGTCCAGCGACCTGGTTTAGCCGAAAACATCGGCTTAGATATCTACATCCTGCGGCGTCTTGCAGTTTGGGCACAAAACAACTTCAAAATAATTCGCAGTGACCTCGCAGGCATTATGGACGAGTTGGGCGAGCGCATTTACGAAGAAATGGACTACACCCACGAAGGTCACAATGCCGAACGGTTTGCCCAACTCTACGGCCACATCAAAGACATTTACGTTCCCAGCATCTACTGGGAATATACCCGCCGCCGCGTCTTAACAATGGAGTGGATCACCGGCATCAAACTTACGAATTTAGAAGCCGTTAAAGCTCAAGGAATCGACGCTCCTTACTTAATTGAAGTGGGGGTGCAGTGCTCTCTCAGACAACTCCTAGAACACGGTTTCTTTCACGCCGACCCGCATCCCGGCAATCTTTTGGCAACTCCTGACGGTCAATTAGCTTATCTCGATTTCGGGATGATGAGCGAAGTTAAACCTTATCAGCGATACGGCTTGTTGGAAGCTGTGGTGCATTTGGTGAACCGCGACTTTGAAGGTTTGGCAAAAGATTATGTCAAGTTGGAATTTTTAACGCCAGATACGGATTTGACGCCAATTATTCCGGCTTTGGCGGGGGTGTTTAACAATGCTTTGGGTGCTAGCGTTGCCGAACTCAATTTCAAAAGCATTACTGACGAGCTTTCGGCGGTAATGTACGAATATCCTTTCCGGGTTCCAGCTTACTACGCTTTGATTATTCGATCGCTCGTTACGTTAGAAGGGATTGCCATCAACGTTGACCCCGAATTCAAAGTGTTGAGCAAAGCTTATCCTTATGTCGCAAAACGGCTGTTGAGCGACCCCGCACCGGAATTGAGAGCATCCCTGCAAGATTTGCTGTTCAAACAAGGCGAATTCCGCTGGAACCGCTTAGAAAACTTGCTCAACAATGCCCGCGAGAGCGATGATTACGATGTCAGCAAACTCTTGAACCAAGCATTAGAATATTTATTTTCCGAAAGGGGAGATTTCATTCGCGATCGTATTGTCCTCGAATTAGTCAAAAGTCTCGACACGCTTTCGAGCAATGCTTTTGCTAACGCCAAAGCAGTCGTCGGCGAATGGTTTGGAGTCAAGGCAAATCAACCTGTGGTTTCACCAACTGAACAAAAAAACTTAGAACACATCAAGCGGATTTGGGATATTTTGCAATCAACTCCCGGTTTTGACTCGATGAAAGTATTGCAGCTACTGCCGCAGTTGTTGGTGAAACCGGAAGTGCAGAATATGGGGCAGAAAGTAGTCGGCGGTTTAGCTCAAAGAGCAGTTGCTAGGGTGATTCGCGAGTTTTTGCTTTCGCAGGAACAGGATGCGATTCCAGAGAATGGAAGCTATGCTAAAACTTCGCCTCAGTTGTCTTTGCCTGTGGCGAAGTAG
- a CDS encoding IS5 family transposase, which translates to MYRKVDPDGTPPESFEFPHGGKLASDNRWVMMAQLIPWSEFEAEYAENFASSIGAPAKSFRIALGALIIKEKLGTSDRETVEQIRENPYLQYFIGLSFYSNEIPFDASLLVHFRQRISVNLVNKVNQKMVKNLRESPTPQPESSKKKPAELNESENQGKLLLDATCASADITYPTDIGILNRTRMQTEKIVDILYESIKDQCLKKPRTYRKKARKDYLAIAKQRRPTQSKKRTAIKKQLQYIKRNLAHIEKLIELGSLLENLSKRQYKLLLVCQEVYRQQSWMYQHKTNRIDDRIVSLTQPHVRPIVRGKAGKATEFGAKISASSCDGYIFLDRISWDNFNESGDLIAQVEAFKEFTGHYPESVHVDQIYRTLSNRAWCKERGIRMSGPPLGRRPAHVSKATKKQAQEDEKARQAIEGKFGQAKRRFNLDRVMAKLDNTSQTTIAIAFLVMNLVAGLLRLLWLFVCQFLLITTGKKATIIKSYILVLQLKEKLKLSVG; encoded by the coding sequence GTGTACCGAAAAGTTGACCCAGACGGCACCCCACCAGAAAGCTTTGAATTTCCTCATGGAGGAAAATTAGCCTCAGACAACCGTTGGGTAATGATGGCCCAATTGATACCGTGGTCAGAATTTGAAGCAGAATATGCTGAAAATTTTGCCTCATCTATAGGGGCACCCGCTAAATCATTTAGGATAGCATTGGGGGCATTAATCATCAAAGAGAAATTGGGAACTAGCGATCGCGAAACTGTAGAACAAATTCGAGAAAACCCTTATCTACAATACTTTATCGGTCTCTCATTCTATAGCAATGAGATTCCATTTGATGCCTCCCTATTGGTTCATTTTCGACAAAGAATCAGCGTCAATCTCGTCAATAAAGTGAACCAAAAGATGGTGAAGAATCTCCGAGAATCCCCGACACCTCAACCTGAATCAAGCAAAAAAAAACCAGCAGAACTAAATGAGAGTGAAAATCAGGGAAAATTATTATTAGATGCAACTTGTGCTAGCGCAGATATCACCTATCCAACTGACATAGGAATTCTCAATCGAACAAGAATGCAAACCGAAAAAATCGTAGATATCCTCTACGAGTCAATCAAAGACCAATGCCTGAAAAAACCCAGAACCTACCGCAAAAAAGCTCGTAAAGATTACCTAGCGATTGCCAAGCAGCGCCGACCGACGCAGAGCAAAAAAAGAACAGCCATTAAAAAGCAACTGCAATATATCAAAAGAAACCTAGCTCATATTGAGAAATTAATCGAGTTAGGCTCTCTTTTGGAGAACTTGAGTAAGCGACAATATAAACTGCTGCTAGTCTGTCAGGAAGTTTACCGCCAACAATCCTGGATGTACCAACACAAAACAAATAGAATTGACGATAGAATAGTAAGTTTAACCCAACCCCATGTTCGTCCCATAGTTAGAGGAAAAGCAGGAAAAGCCACAGAGTTTGGAGCCAAAATCTCAGCGAGCAGTTGTGACGGGTATATATTTTTAGATCGAATTAGTTGGGATAACTTCAATGAATCAGGAGACTTAATAGCCCAAGTAGAAGCATTTAAAGAATTCACAGGACATTACCCAGAATCAGTTCACGTTGACCAAATTTATCGCACTCTATCGAATAGAGCATGGTGTAAAGAAAGAGGAATTAGGATGAGTGGTCCGCCCTTGGGAAGACGACCAGCCCATGTGAGTAAAGCAACAAAAAAGCAAGCTCAAGAAGATGAGAAAGCTCGTCAAGCTATAGAAGGAAAATTTGGTCAAGCAAAAAGAAGATTTAATCTCGATCGAGTGATGGCTAAACTCGATAATACATCCCAAACAACGATTGCAATTGCTTTTTTAGTTATGAACCTTGTGGCTGGGTTATTGCGGTTATTGTGGCTTTTTGTGTGTCAATTTTTATTAATAACAACTGGAAAGAAGGCAACGATTATCAAAAGTTATATCCTGGTATTACAACTAAAAGAAAAACTTAAGTTGAGCGTAGGCTAG
- a CDS encoding VWA domain-containing protein, whose product MQKLTRILFTTALTLSILCSPTAAFAKAKIQIAILLDSSNSMDGLIDQTRTQLWQVVNFLTKVTKDGEVPDLEVALYHYGNDSLPSSEGFVRLLTGFTRELDLVSEKLFSIKTNGGQEYAGWVIRSAMQELNWSKNQEDFRVIFIAGNEPFDQGPILWNQSVNLAVKGDTLVNTIYCGSAESQERQLWVSGADLAKGSSFNINQNQQIVVIKSPYDDEISTWNTKLNQTYIPYGREGRIGQQRQAVEDSNAGSNRVLRSASKASEYYDNASWDLLDALENGTVKLEAISDDNLPEIMRGMTLTEKRAYVAGKKTEREAIKKTIRDLSQKRAAYIEQQRQSSTNSGENTLDRVIIQSLRQQLAAKGFKLN is encoded by the coding sequence ATGCAGAAACTAACTAGAATTTTATTCACTACAGCTTTAACCCTAAGTATTTTGTGTTCTCCCACAGCAGCTTTCGCCAAAGCAAAGATTCAGATAGCCATCCTTTTAGATTCTAGTAATAGCATGGATGGACTGATTGACCAGACTCGTACTCAACTTTGGCAAGTTGTTAATTTTTTAACTAAAGTAACCAAAGATGGCGAAGTACCAGATTTAGAAGTTGCTCTGTACCATTATGGTAATGACAGCTTACCTTCCTCAGAAGGTTTTGTCAGATTATTAACTGGATTTACTCGTGAATTAGATTTAGTTTCCGAAAAGCTATTTAGTATCAAAACCAACGGCGGTCAAGAATATGCTGGCTGGGTAATTCGTTCGGCAATGCAAGAATTAAACTGGAGTAAAAATCAGGAAGATTTTCGCGTGATTTTTATTGCGGGTAATGAACCATTCGATCAGGGCCCAATACTTTGGAATCAATCTGTCAATCTCGCTGTCAAAGGAGATACCCTCGTTAATACAATCTACTGTGGTTCAGCCGAAAGTCAGGAGCGACAACTTTGGGTATCAGGAGCAGATTTAGCAAAAGGCAGTAGCTTCAACATTAATCAAAACCAACAAATTGTGGTAATTAAGTCCCCTTACGACGACGAAATTTCTACTTGGAATACTAAACTAAATCAAACTTACATTCCCTACGGTAGAGAAGGAAGAATAGGACAACAACGTCAAGCAGTTGAAGATAGTAATGCTGGCAGCAATAGGGTTTTGCGTAGTGCGTCCAAAGCTTCTGAATACTATGATAATGCTTCTTGGGACTTGCTGGATGCTCTCGAAAACGGAACAGTTAAACTAGAAGCAATATCAGATGATAATTTACCAGAAATCATGCGAGGGATGACGCTAACAGAAAAAAGAGCATATGTAGCTGGAAAGAAAACCGAAAGAGAGGCGATTAAAAAGACGATCCGCGACTTATCTCAAAAGCGTGCAGCATATATTGAACAACAGCGCCAATCTAGTACCAATAGCGGTGAAAATACTCTCGATCGCGTAATTATTCAGAGTCTCCGCCAGCAATTAGCGGCTAAAGGATTCAAGCTTAATTAG